The following are from one region of the Stanieria cyanosphaera PCC 7437 genome:
- a CDS encoding type II toxin-antitoxin system VapC family toxin: MYLLDTNICIAILKNNLKVIQQFQLKYSDCYLSSLVLAELYKGVYYSNRVVENLNTLTEFADALPTIDFDNKAAIEFCKIQFELRKIGKAIGELDALIAAVARSRQDIVVTNNTRHFINIPNLQLENWFDS; the protein is encoded by the coding sequence ATGTATTTATTAGATACAAATATTTGTATTGCTATTCTCAAAAATAATTTAAAAGTTATTCAACAGTTTCAGCTAAAATATAGTGATTGTTATCTTTCTTCCTTGGTTTTAGCAGAACTTTATAAGGGTGTTTATTATTCTAATCGGGTTGTTGAAAATCTCAATACTTTAACTGAATTTGCTGACGCTTTACCTACAATAGATTTTGATAACAAAGCAGCTATCGAATTTTGCAAAATTCAATTTGAACTTAGAAAAATTGGTAAAGCGATAGGAGAATTAGATGCTTTAATTGCTGCTGTTGCTCGTTCTCGACAAGATATTGTAGTTACTAATAACACTCGTCATTTTATTAATATTCCTAATTTACAGTTAGAAAATTGGTTTGATTCCTAA